In Rheinheimera sp. MM224, one DNA window encodes the following:
- a CDS encoding ATP-binding protein: protein MNWSRCNPVNYLAGRIFLWFWLVLSVAVAGAILLARGWPEQTEIRRLPHPVAEQFRHLKEHFQPFANLSTLQKDLERKYKGRWLMVDVDNNQLLNPDALPSNFDPNWLTELSQLNRPRLLVHKNTFVAGPLLTLISGKNIALFQLKQRPEQAWWQFHALPEGSLLTLLLAVSAVASLILALSITRPLRELSSSHLKFAQGELDNRVTALAARKDELGDLGRGFNTMATQIENLIHNQQRLLRDVSHELRSPLTRSQLALALQQRQGDHPQLQRIEMELKLLDQLLDELLTFSRLDAGQYPLEKQQLDLTELLSAIIELNQLEADTKQQQVHLNAPDQCWLDADQRLLGRAIENVLRNAIKYSPVESLILCTLKQHEQQLELLIQDQGPGVPEESLSQIFAPFYRVSAVREHQNGTGLGLAIAASAIRQHKGSISASVPATGGLLIRILLPLTH from the coding sequence ATGAACTGGTCCCGCTGTAATCCGGTGAACTATCTGGCTGGCCGCATCTTTTTGTGGTTTTGGTTGGTGTTATCTGTCGCTGTGGCCGGCGCTATTTTGCTGGCCAGAGGTTGGCCTGAACAAACTGAAATACGACGTTTACCTCACCCTGTCGCTGAGCAATTCCGGCACCTGAAAGAGCATTTTCAGCCTTTTGCCAACCTCTCTACCTTACAGAAAGATTTGGAGCGTAAATACAAAGGCCGCTGGCTGATGGTCGACGTGGATAATAATCAGCTGTTAAATCCGGATGCCTTGCCCTCTAATTTTGATCCAAACTGGCTGACCGAACTGTCGCAGCTAAACAGGCCACGTTTATTGGTACATAAAAACACTTTTGTTGCAGGTCCTTTGCTCACGCTGATCTCGGGCAAAAACATCGCCTTATTTCAGTTAAAACAACGACCTGAACAAGCCTGGTGGCAATTCCATGCGCTGCCGGAAGGCTCATTACTGACCTTACTGCTGGCCGTATCAGCCGTAGCCAGTCTCATTCTGGCGCTGTCTATCACCCGCCCTTTACGGGAACTCAGTAGCAGCCATTTAAAATTTGCTCAAGGGGAGCTGGATAACAGGGTGACAGCACTGGCTGCCCGCAAAGATGAACTCGGTGATTTAGGTCGTGGTTTTAATACCATGGCCACTCAGATAGAAAACCTAATCCATAACCAGCAGCGATTACTGAGGGATGTGTCGCATGAATTACGCTCTCCGCTAACCCGATCGCAATTAGCCCTGGCATTGCAGCAGCGCCAGGGTGACCATCCGCAACTGCAACGCATTGAAATGGAGCTCAAATTACTGGATCAGTTGCTGGATGAATTGTTAACCTTTAGCCGTCTCGACGCAGGCCAATATCCGCTGGAAAAACAGCAGCTGGATTTAACTGAATTACTCAGCGCTATTATTGAATTGAATCAGTTGGAGGCCGATACCAAACAGCAGCAAGTGCACCTGAATGCACCTGACCAATGCTGGCTGGATGCGGACCAACGTTTATTGGGTCGCGCTATTGAAAATGTGCTGCGAAACGCCATTAAATACAGTCCGGTAGAAAGCTTGATTCTATGTACTCTGAAGCAGCACGAACAACAGCTTGAGTTACTGATACAGGATCAAGGGCCTGGTGTGCCAGAGGAGAGTTTATCGCAAATTTTTGCGCCTTTTTACCGGGTATCTGCAGTGCGTGAACACCAGAACGGCACAGGTCTTGGGTTGGCTATTGCGGCCTCGGCAATACGGCAACATAAGGGCAGTATCAGTGCCTCTGTGCCTGCGACAGGTGGCTTATTAATCCGTATTTTATTACCTCTGACCCATTAA
- a CDS encoding methyl-accepting chemotaxis protein, which yields MFKNMSVKTGILLVLAIFSFALSSLSLYAWSSARSSDQGMQDLYNMAVLQVNPLSDTYGMMMRSRIALAAGFVELQAGEKDKAEVSATRSKKFLAEAHPRFQQFVDAGTEGKQKAQVQELQQLFVSYDAAVNESIQALADGSTENYIAANLKARDANAVFQEKIQGFMQQAEQANSSYMALAGSRYQTATALTVFFVLLTLTLCLGSWWFIQKVLLQPLQLAGQHFEWMAAGDLTRRILVDTTNELGRLFAGLEHLQQSQKQTISQISGTAAQLASAAEELNVVTAQSSSGLALQNAELQQAATAVNEMTVAVEDVAQNAVSTSDASMASNKLAIQSRAEMQRTIDETRLMTEEMQQSTHLVQQLSTQAKDIGQVLDVIRAVAEQTNLLALNAAIEAARAGDAGRGFAVVADEVRALAYRTQNSTREIEQMVMQIQQGTVQAVQAMHNSSQRADVTLELTSKAGEALEQIFNSISHINDRNLLIATASEQQAHVAREVDRSLVTIRDLSLQTAAGADQTNMASRELSTMAAQLISMVQKFRI from the coding sequence ATGTTTAAAAATATGTCGGTCAAAACAGGCATTTTACTGGTACTTGCCATCTTTAGTTTTGCATTATCCAGTCTGAGTTTATACGCATGGTCCAGCGCACGCAGCAGTGACCAGGGGATGCAAGACCTGTACAACATGGCCGTGTTACAAGTGAATCCGTTAAGCGATACCTACGGTATGATGATGCGCAGCCGTATCGCTCTGGCGGCGGGTTTTGTTGAGTTGCAAGCTGGAGAGAAAGACAAAGCAGAAGTTAGCGCCACCCGGTCAAAAAAATTCCTGGCGGAAGCACATCCGCGTTTTCAGCAATTTGTTGATGCAGGAACAGAAGGCAAACAAAAAGCACAGGTGCAGGAACTTCAGCAGCTTTTTGTCTCTTATGATGCCGCAGTCAATGAGTCAATTCAGGCACTGGCTGATGGCTCAACAGAAAACTATATTGCAGCGAATTTAAAAGCCCGTGACGCCAACGCAGTATTTCAGGAAAAAATTCAGGGCTTTATGCAACAGGCCGAACAAGCAAACAGCAGTTATATGGCGCTGGCAGGTTCCAGATATCAAACGGCTACAGCCCTGACTGTATTTTTTGTCTTGCTCACTCTGACTTTGTGTCTGGGCAGTTGGTGGTTTATACAAAAAGTTCTACTGCAACCTTTGCAATTAGCAGGGCAACATTTTGAGTGGATGGCCGCAGGTGATTTAACCCGTCGTATTTTGGTCGATACTACGAATGAGCTGGGACGCCTGTTTGCAGGCCTAGAGCATTTGCAACAAAGCCAAAAACAAACCATCAGTCAAATCAGTGGCACAGCCGCTCAATTGGCTTCTGCGGCAGAAGAGTTAAACGTAGTCACTGCACAAAGCTCTTCCGGTCTGGCCTTACAAAATGCTGAATTGCAACAAGCAGCTACAGCGGTTAATGAAATGACTGTAGCTGTTGAAGATGTAGCACAAAACGCAGTCTCCACTTCAGATGCTTCAATGGCATCGAACAAACTGGCGATCCAAAGTCGTGCTGAAATGCAGCGCACTATAGACGAAACCCGTCTGATGACAGAGGAAATGCAACAATCCACTCATCTGGTGCAGCAACTGTCGACCCAGGCCAAAGATATAGGCCAGGTTCTGGACGTAATACGGGCTGTGGCGGAACAAACCAACTTACTGGCGTTAAATGCAGCCATTGAAGCAGCGCGGGCTGGTGATGCAGGACGAGGTTTTGCTGTAGTCGCAGATGAAGTCAGAGCTTTGGCTTACCGAACTCAAAACTCTACCCGCGAAATTGAGCAAATGGTGATGCAAATTCAACAAGGCACAGTGCAGGCTGTGCAAGCTATGCATAACAGCAGCCAAAGAGCCGATGTCACTCTGGAATTAACCAGTAAAGCCGGTGAAGCGCTGGAGCAGATATTTAACTCGATTAGTCATATCAATGATCGGAATTTGTTGATTGCCACAGCATCAGAGCAACAAGCTCATGTGGCACGTGAGGTCGATCGTAGTCTGGTCACTATCCGCGATTTGTCCTTACAAACTGCAGCGGGCGCCGATCAAACCAATATGGCGAGCCGGGAATTATCCACCATGGCAGCTCAGCTCATTAGCATGGTGCAGAAATTCAGAATTTAA
- a CDS encoding alpha/beta fold hydrolase, producing the protein MLSPGRIEAGQKYQEFCFDLYQAGFTVHLIDHRGQGASDRINADRHLGDVADFQHYVQDFALWLEQHIVPKQQAPLLGLAHSMGSAILCRYLQQHSKHGFSGAVYCSPMFGIQSKPLPKIVATTLVSLITTLNNLCGRQSRYFPGQKPYLDKPFTGNHLTHSAVRYQQFRQIYQTHAELQLGGVSSRWLQQSLLAIKALQKAPVLALPQLIVQATEDPVVDNQMQQLYQQKHLQQGQPCELVNIQGALHEIIFESDPLRNQLFTALNRFVLQLGF; encoded by the coding sequence GTGCTGTCTCCGGGACGTATTGAAGCAGGTCAGAAGTATCAGGAATTCTGCTTTGATTTGTATCAGGCAGGTTTTACTGTGCATCTGATTGATCACAGAGGTCAAGGAGCGTCAGACAGGATCAATGCGGATCGGCATTTAGGTGATGTGGCTGATTTTCAGCATTATGTGCAGGACTTCGCGCTCTGGCTAGAACAGCATATAGTGCCAAAGCAACAAGCTCCGCTTTTGGGGTTAGCGCACTCCATGGGCAGTGCTATTTTATGCCGCTACCTACAGCAGCATAGTAAACATGGTTTTAGCGGTGCTGTTTATTGCTCGCCTATGTTTGGCATTCAAAGTAAACCTTTGCCAAAAATAGTAGCGACAACCCTGGTGAGCCTGATTACGACACTGAATAATTTATGCGGCAGACAAAGCCGCTATTTTCCGGGGCAAAAACCTTATCTGGATAAGCCCTTTACCGGCAATCATCTGACTCACAGCGCAGTACGTTATCAGCAATTTCGTCAGATCTATCAAACTCACGCTGAACTGCAGTTGGGTGGGGTTTCCAGCCGTTGGTTACAACAATCCCTGCTGGCCATCAAGGCATTGCAAAAGGCCCCGGTTCTGGCCTTGCCCCAGTTGATTGTTCAGGCAACAGAAGACCCTGTGGTGGATAACCAAATGCAGCAACTTTATCAGCAGAAACACTTACAACAAGGGCAACCTTGTGAACTGGTAAACATTCAGGGTGCTTTGCATGAGATTATTTTTGAAAGCGACCCGCTACGTAATCAGTTATTCACCGCGCTCAACCGTTTTGTTCTTCAGCTCGGATTCTGA
- a CDS encoding Spy/CpxP family protein refolding chaperone, giving the protein MKHSTVIALLFSGLLATTSISSFAGPERGHEGHGPAAGLHMKALKGLDLTDAQKEQIKTLMEQHRATMPKRDEVKPEMDQLKALVQADTFDEAAVRALLEAKQKDRLDHEVARAKLQFEINKVLTVEQKAKLAERQQKWQEKAKARAEAKS; this is encoded by the coding sequence ATGAAACATTCTACAGTGATTGCATTATTATTCAGTGGTTTATTAGCTACAACCAGCATCAGCAGCTTTGCAGGTCCAGAGCGTGGTCATGAAGGCCACGGCCCGGCAGCAGGCTTGCATATGAAGGCCTTAAAAGGGTTAGATTTAACCGATGCACAAAAAGAGCAGATCAAAACTCTGATGGAGCAACATCGCGCCACTATGCCAAAACGTGATGAAGTGAAACCAGAAATGGATCAGTTAAAGGCTCTGGTGCAAGCTGATACTTTTGATGAAGCCGCAGTACGTGCTTTGTTAGAAGCCAAGCAGAAAGACAGGCTGGATCATGAAGTAGCCCGCGCTAAATTACAGTTTGAGATCAATAAAGTGCTGACGGTTGAACAAAAAGCCAAATTGGCAGAACGTCAGCAAAAATGGCAGGAAAAAGCCAAGGCAAGAGCCGAAGCTAAGTCTTAA
- a CDS encoding LysR family transcriptional regulator: MLPPLKALQAFEATARLKSFSKAAEQLFVTQSAVSHQVKLLEDFIGQPLLLRQNKSVELTQSGDMLYSVVRDCFVRLNSVTQHLLNQPPVQLKILAQTSIAVEWLAPRLELFKQQQPELDTLLDMASMANNADPEQYDIILGTWPAPAGFVSRQLRTEFWYPVCAPAQFQLLTSSDAAELLQYPLYSSETGEDWQLWCQHQQLRSPAAMQLRYVNLALLATKAVSGGSGFALSNDFIAGQALASGQLIALRQFSYQLPWGQYQVHYKTDSMQSTAVDQFIQWLTTQLQPPSA, from the coding sequence ATGCTACCACCACTGAAAGCATTACAAGCCTTTGAAGCCACAGCACGACTAAAAAGCTTTAGCAAAGCGGCAGAGCAATTATTTGTCACCCAAAGTGCGGTCAGTCATCAGGTGAAGCTGCTGGAAGACTTTATTGGCCAGCCTTTGCTACTGAGGCAAAACAAAAGTGTGGAGCTGACACAATCAGGCGATATGTTGTATTCGGTGGTGCGGGACTGTTTTGTCCGGTTGAATTCAGTCACTCAGCATTTATTAAACCAACCCCCTGTACAGTTAAAAATTCTGGCACAAACCTCTATTGCGGTGGAATGGCTAGCCCCACGACTGGAGCTGTTTAAACAACAACAGCCGGAGCTGGATACCTTGCTGGATATGGCGTCTATGGCAAACAATGCCGACCCGGAGCAGTACGATATTATTCTGGGGACCTGGCCAGCCCCTGCTGGTTTTGTCAGCCGGCAACTGCGCACTGAGTTTTGGTATCCAGTTTGTGCTCCGGCGCAGTTTCAGTTATTAACCAGCTCTGATGCTGCAGAATTGTTGCAATACCCGCTGTATAGCTCGGAAACAGGTGAAGACTGGCAATTGTGGTGCCAACATCAACAGCTGCGTAGCCCGGCGGCTATGCAGCTGCGTTATGTTAATCTGGCCTTACTGGCGACAAAAGCCGTCAGTGGGGGCAGCGGCTTTGCGTTATCGAATGATTTTATTGCGGGACAGGCCTTAGCCAGCGGTCAACTGATTGCTTTGCGCCAGTTCAGCTATCAACTCCCCTGGGGGCAATATCAAGTGCATTACAAAACCGACAGTATGCAAAGTACGGCTGTGGATCAGTTTATTCAGTGGCTGACAACCCAATTGCAGCCACCTTCTGCTTAG
- a CDS encoding response regulator transcription factor: MTSILMIDDDVALTQLVAEYLQLDGYQFTAVHQGPEGLEMAKSNAFQLVLLDIMLPGMDGLTLLKQLRQHSYCPVLMLTARGDEIDRVVGLELGADDYLAKPFSPRELVARIKAILRRVELIQQQQQPQLSVLQVNSLRLDSAKRQIYVQDNPLVLTATEYQILELLMRHAGDVVSKEDLSQLALGKRLQLYDRSLDMHISNIRKKIAQYDDVEKIQTLRGLGYLLLQGEH, encoded by the coding sequence ATGACTTCTATATTAATGATTGATGACGATGTAGCACTGACCCAGCTGGTAGCAGAATACCTGCAACTAGACGGTTATCAGTTTACCGCTGTGCATCAGGGGCCTGAAGGCCTGGAAATGGCGAAATCTAATGCGTTTCAGCTGGTTCTGCTGGATATTATGTTGCCAGGTATGGACGGCCTGACCTTATTAAAACAATTGCGCCAACACAGTTATTGTCCGGTGTTAATGCTGACAGCACGCGGTGATGAAATTGACCGTGTCGTTGGATTGGAGCTTGGGGCTGATGACTATCTGGCGAAACCTTTTAGCCCAAGGGAACTGGTCGCGCGCATTAAAGCTATTTTGCGAAGGGTGGAGCTGATCCAACAACAGCAGCAACCCCAATTAAGTGTATTGCAGGTGAATAGCCTGCGGCTGGACAGCGCCAAACGGCAGATTTATGTACAGGACAACCCACTGGTACTGACGGCGACTGAATATCAGATCCTTGAACTTTTAATGCGTCATGCCGGTGATGTGGTCAGTAAAGAAGATCTAAGTCAGCTGGCGTTAGGTAAAAGACTGCAGCTTTATGATCGCAGTCTGGATATGCATATCAGCAATATCCGCAAAAAAATTGCTCAGTATGATGATGTAGAAAAAATTCAAACTTTAAGAGGCTTGGGTTATTTGTTATTACAAGGCGAACATTGA